Below is a genomic region from Rhododendron vialii isolate Sample 1 chromosome 5a, ASM3025357v1.
taaaattaaagaaaacaaaaagcaacAAGTACTGCCATATAATGTTATTTATTACTGGGCATATACTCTCAATAGCATGGACATAAATGTCAGCGAAATCCTTGGCTCTCAAATGACTTGCCATTGTATAGATAGCACTAGCAGCATGCATGCATAGACACCCACTAAAATCTAGTGATTCACTTGGCTTCCCATACAATTTTAGAGCAAAATACTAGTAAATCGTAAAATGTAAAATGTTAATTTGTCATGTCCTTTAATGAGAGGATACAACTATTGGCTTGGCATGAATAGACATGCTTCTTCAGTTTAAAATTAAGGACATGATTTCTGCGAAAGGATACTAAGAGGCATACATAGTTTGATGTTAATTTGTATGTTCTATAAACTTTATGTGTGTTTCTATTTAAGACATGCAGATTTCACTATCCTCACTAGTACAAGAAAGTTGTTTAatacaacaacataacataacataactcatctagtccccaatcattgggggtatgggcggggaatgattggagacagacctaacctttggcaatatatacacaaagtggctgctctcagaataccactaaaacagtggccccgctaaacctccaagaaccgaggagctacaaggacgttttgttgtaaaaccatgcccccaaatcaaagccaaatggcacaAGAAAGTTGTTTAATAgtataattaattattttgggaTGAAACATTACTAAACTACTAATTGTTTGTAGAGTATATAGATGGGCCTTGCTTGTTTTAAACCTTCATTTATACCTTATTCCTTTGCAAGTGGTCAACCTAATTGTTCACACTAGCATTGTATAGCCATATTCTTGTAGTCATATTATTAGACATAGAAGCTTTGGTTCTATTGGATGTCTTGTTAacagattttttgttttgttgctcATGACCACCTCCTATTTTGGAAATGACTATGTCTGAAGGTATAATCCATGCAGTTCCAGTGCCTTGCATGCaacattttcttcttgttttagCGAAGAGCTAAATCCCATAAATGACATGTTATCCCTGTGTATTTTCAGGTTCTTGAGCCATAGCCAGATAATTGGTGGAGGTATGATTGGCATGACCTCTGCCGTCTTGATTGAAATCTAAGCGTCAGTTTGTTACTTTTGATATTTTAATGTATCAATGGTGAAATACCTTCCATTCCTTTCATTCAAGCTCTAGAGTTACTAATCTCAGTTAGTATTCTGTGTCTTCAGATGTGATGCTTGTGGACTTGGTAACATCATTGTTTCTGATGTCCCCTAAGGGTTATAACGTTAGGTTTTTGCTGTTGGCTATCTTGCTTGTTTAGAGAACAAGAAGTGAAGAAGAAACGAATCAAGGAGAGAGGTAGAATAACTGATGGTTTCACCGTTGTCCAGAACGCTAGCTTCATCACAGTAATTTGAGAATCACTCTCATGTTATTGTTGCGTTCTCAATTGACTATGCAGAAATTGGCTAGCTGCAGTACATCAATTCGCAAGGATGTAAGAATCCATTCTCCAATAGCTAATTTAGGAGGGCATCACAAAATATTCTCTGGGGCAGAATGCAAATCAATAAGTATACTGTCAACCTCTGGAGGATAAGTATTTGTACTACCCTTCGGTAGCATCTCAAGTATTCACTTTGCGTCTAAATCTAGTTAGCTGGAATGCTGGATATCTTGTCCATAGGCATGCACTGAAAATTCCAATCTTGGTAAGAAATTGTGGCAATCATGATCCGTGTCTGAACTGGATAACTTAATCCCAAGCGAACATGTAATCTGATCAATTCTGATCGTAAGATCCCGTGGATACTGCCCGGCAGGTTCTCTATTTCTTTGTCTTCATCTCTTTGTCATCATGATATGATCAATGATCATATCATGAACATCAATCAAGTGATAAAACCCCTGCCAAGTTAGGGTTGCAGCTTTTGAACTAGCTGTGAGAACTGCTTTAAACTATGCAAAGCTCTTCGTGACCTCTGTATTCTTCAATTTTCCTGGTGATGTGCTATGAAAAAGCTTATTCATTAATGTTGCCATGAAGAAAGTGCTTTTCATCTCACTTATTATTTGCATACTGTACGTTGAACGTATTTTGTGAGGGTGTACACATACCCTATATTCTTGACAAACATGAAGTCCAGATGTAGTGCGGATTTGTGGAACATTGTGAAGAGGTTGCCCATCATGGCACAAAGGAGTATCTTCATCTTTCTATCCTATCTTAAAGTCCTGAACTTGTTCCTATACTCTTAATTTGCTGGTGCTTTTTGGTACTTTTCTTGATGCTAATTTCACAGCTGTTTATTGATGTGCAACATGCTCTGTCACCATCTGCGAGTTATCTCAGATTATGTGTTTAGTTTATTTATCTGCATTTGGTTGAATGAACTTCTCTGCCATCATTGATGCTAAAATTCTGAACCTGGCGTTACAGCTTGAAGATATTCTTTGGGATGAATTTGATCGGGATGATGATCACGTAGTACCCCACCAAAATGGGATTGAACCAGCATTTAAAGGTGATAGTTGTAAGAAACGTCGGCGTGAAGTAATTGACATTTCACATAAGGCTGCTGACCGTTCAACTTCCAAGCATGCTAATCAGGGGAAGGGGGATGGGTTTCAACTTCTGAAAAATACGAGGGGAACAATGTTGGAGAAGGATAACAGGTCTCATACACCTGAAGGTGTGTTTTCTGCTTCACATGATCATGACTCAAACAACGAAGTGACAAGCTTAGCATCTCATAACACAGCAATATCCAATCGTTGCTTCAAAAGCAGTAAAACAGAGACAATTGGTTCTGAGTTCTGTGATGATGGACCTCTAATTGGTGGAAGTTGTGATGTGGTTGATAGTAACTCCTACTGTTATTCTCTAGGGGACATTTCTCAAACAGACAATGATCTCAATTACTACGATATTTCAAGCTATGACGACGTGGACAGGATGTATAGGTACCTCCCTAATGCTGCCTTTGTTGAATGCTCTCTCCTTTTTGTTGTGTAAAAACACTTATcagtttcttatttttctggTAGCTGCGATTCCTTGTTTGGCAATGAAGATGAGTTTAGTTGGATGAAGGATACTATTGAAGGATCCGAGGGAGTGTTGATGCCTGACTTCAAGTTTTCATGTCTTGAGTCAAGTCTGTTTAAAGATAAACCTGTACAACATGAACAATGCTCTTCAGTCAACAATTCCAACTTGGACAGTTCATCTATGAGCTCTAAACTTCCTTTTCCTGCATCAGAAGATGAGGAGCCCAAAGCTCTTGGTGACTGGACATTCATGAATGGATCTAATCTTGCTTCTGAAAGCAACAGCGAGTTCACACCTAAAGAGCAGGTCAGTGAAAGTTATGTTCTGTATAAATGCATGATCTTCTTCCTTGCTACATTTTGTTCATCTTAGAATGCAGGTATTTGTTTAGTGATGTAAAATATGCTGAATTTCCATTAGTTTTTCTTGGATGTGAATTTAATCATGTTGTCATTCTAACATTTCAAATGTAAAACCACTGTAAAGATCACAACAGCAGGATGGTAATGTTACAGACAAAAGAGTTATACTACATAAAAACTTGTTCCCTTCTGTTTATTCTATTTATGCATCCTACAACTTGGTAAACCCAAAAGTCATTAAGGGTCAGCAATTTACAGGCTTTCTACTTTCTAAAATGTGATATTACGTGGCAGGTCATTTTTCATGAGAATCAGGCAAAGCACAATGATGAATCAGAAGGAAATAGAAAGGATGGATGCTTAGAAAATGGTGGTTCGTTCCATCACACTGGCAATGTGAGGATTAAAGACGCGAAGCTTCCTTCAGGGGACTCATGTCATGAAGTTTTCACCTCTCCCGACATTCTGAAACAAGAGGAAAACTTAGGATCTAATTCTTTTGGTTATTTGGAGACCCATATCGCGTGCATGATTTCTTCAGATCAAGTTCCAGGTAGTTCAACAGCAAATGGAATTAAGTCCAAAACTAATGGTCTTGGATCTCTTTCTGCGGAGGAGTCTTCTTATGCATCAAACCCAGTGTCCATGGAGATATATGACGATTATTCGTTCCAGGCTCCTTCTATGACtgtggataaaaaaagaaaaaacatgccGTGTCACCAAGGATTTCAACCCTCATTTTCCAGCAATCCTAAACATGTGGATTTACTGGTTCATGCTGTATCCTGTGATTCAATTCCAGTCTCAAATCATGCCCTTCATTTTAAAACTGAGGTTGAAAATTCTATTAATGCCAAAGGTGTTGTCATGAGGACGCCAGCAGATTTAGATACACCCTCTTGCATCAGTTCTGGATCTGAGAAAATCCCATTCAAAGCATCTAGTTTTCACCAGCTTCAACTAGTCATGGATCAGGTAGATTGAATTTTAAGCCTTCAATCATACTGTTGCGACTAAGAGCATCCATATTTTCGAGCTACCTtggttttttaaaaagtttgggGCCATCCGGTCATATGCTTTTGTTTTGTATAAGTTTGATATTAACATGTTTACTTTTGGCATCTTTTTCATGCATGCGGTCAAATATGAGCGTTACCATGTTCATTTCTTCATCTTGAGTGAACTGCATGTAGGTTGATAAATGCCTGAGATGAGCGATAAATTCAATTGTTGAATTGTGGTTGTCCTATCTGTGGTATTACTCCAAGGGATTCAAGGTCTCTCTTGTGCAATGAGGGTGTGGCATCCGTGTTAGAGCATTCATGCATGCTTCAATAACTTGTTTTCACCTTGCATTGTGTTAATTCTCCTTTTTATGCATGCCTCAACTGGTTGTTTGGAGAGGGAGTGGATGTTGTTTGAAAGGAGTTTATCAACTATTCTACAAGGGTTTCTGTTATATCCCTGACTAGTGGGGCGGACTTTGATTGTTGACGTTGTCATCTGGTTAGTGTCTCCTATTTGGTAATTGACTGAACTGAATGTGCTTCATTTCAGCTGGATTTAAGTACAAAACTATGTATAAGGGATAGTCTGTACCGCTTGGCCAGGAGCGCTGAACAAGGACATCATTATGCCAATATGAATGGTGGCAATATTGGTGATAGAGACAATGGTGGAGTGCTGATGGATGAAGGAAcgaataagtatgcaatcactTCTTCCTGTTTAGCGCTTTAATGTTACTATTGTTTTACTATGATGGTTGATTTTTTGCCATCTAGAAATGCGGCAGGTTTCTATTCAATACTAGGAATGCAGGAAATGAGTTGTGTATATTTTGTAGTTGCTGCCAGACCTGTCTACAACCCTGAAACTGACTGGTTTCTGACAATATTATGCCTGAGATTAGGGTCTGTTAACTGTAGTTCTGGTGTCCACAATTTCCCAGTTTTATAGGATAGTAACAATCCAATATGACTTGCACCACCTCTATTGTTTCTACATGAATCCGAATTGGACTGGTAAAACTTCCTCGTGTCAGACTGTTATCAAAGCAAAGCAGAAGTATTTGTTAAATCAAAGTCATAGGTGATAAACGTACCCACCATCAAGCTAGTCCCTATCCTTGTGGCTGTTCACCTAAACTTGAAAAACATAAGCACTGCCATAGTTTACTCAATTCTGCAGTAAAAAGCATGGTTGGCAACTATTTCCTGTTAATCATGCTATGTGTCTTATGCTGTTTCCCATTCTGTGACCATACTTTTGATTAGATCATAAACGATCATGAATTCTCTGCACAAGTGAGTTTCTTATCCTCTCTTTTGGGTCTTCCTCTGCCCCCAGAGCTACGTCAGTCTAAACTATTGTCATGAATTAGTGGTTTTATTATACGATCAATTTATTGAGCCCTTCACCAATGCTCCTGGAGTATTTTTGTTTCGCTTTGACCTTAATTGGTGATTCCCTTCTAAATTACTCTGTTGTATAACTTCCTATTGAAGTCATTTTTCACTTATGGACATTTTCCCTTAATTGACTTATTCTTTGGTCTTAAACTTCTTTAATGTACTACCTTCAGCTTTCTTTGTCTGAGTTTTGCTTAAAAATATGATTATTTCAGTTGCAACGGATTTATGGAAATTGAAACAAACCCTATAGACCGGTCTATAGCACGCCTGTTATTTCACAGGCCTACGGACTCATCTGTAATGCCATCTCTTGATTGTTCGTCTCTCAAGTCAAATACAAAGGTAAGTTCTACATAATTTTGTCAGTAGAATCGCAGTTAATGCTGAAGGATTATATTATGTATCTTACATGTCTCTATTTATGCTTGAATGAACAGATTCCGGGGTCTATCACAAGTCCACCTGTGATTTCCGAGAAACGACCTAGTCGAGAAAAAACTGCCCATGAAGCAGATAATGTAGTGGTCACTGACAGTGGTGAATGATAGCATTAGCTTCAGAAGAGTTCGTGTTAAATATGTTTATAGTGGAGTGAGTAAACGGTGTGATCTTTGTACAGATTAGATTTTAGTTGCACCCATGGAAATGCCAGGTTTGATGCCATGTTTTTAGCGTCTTCTCTGAAGTTCATTTTCATTGGCAATTATCCTTGTAACAGTCTCCATGTTGAGCTAAATGTTACTAATCTTTTAGTGATGCCAACCAGTTGGGATGATACCTTGTTTATGTAATTTGACTTAGATTACTCTTACTTTGGAAGTGTTGATTAGCTGTGAATGTGGCTATGTTGCAATGAATCAAAATCTCTCATGTGAAGATCCTACTATGGTTTTTTTGACCATCTTAGTCGTTCATTTTGGAAGTGTTGGATGTGCTTGTCATCTGCTTGAAAAAATTTAGTTGATCGGATGTTGGTAATCGTTTTGTCGAATTGTATTTGTAAAAGAGAGATAATGGTTAGAGTTTGGCCGGTAATTTACTTAGTGGCGAGTATATTTAATCCACATAGATACCGGTGTTCCATCAAACTCGATTTTACAAAAAGATGATTATAGCAGGAGATATGTTTATATGAGAAGG
It encodes:
- the LOC131327286 gene encoding protein LNK1-like isoform X1, whose product is MLLLRSQLTMQKLASCSTSIRKDLEDILWDEFDRDDDHVVPHQNGIEPAFKGDSCKKRRREVIDISHKAADRSTSKHANQGKGDGFQLLKNTRGTMLEKDNRSHTPEGVFSASHDHDSNNEVTSLASHNTAISNRCFKSSKTETIGSEFCDDGPLIGGSCDVVDSNSYCYSLGDISQTDNDLNYYDISSYDDVDRMYSCDSLFGNEDEFSWMKDTIEGSEGVLMPDFKFSCLESSLFKDKPVQHEQCSSVNNSNLDSSSMSSKLPFPASEDEEPKALGDWTFMNGSNLASESNSEFTPKEQVIFHENQAKHNDESEGNRKDGCLENGGSFHHTGNVRIKDAKLPSGDSCHEVFTSPDILKQEENLGSNSFGYLETHIACMISSDQVPGSSTANGIKSKTNGLGSLSAEESSYASNPVSMEIYDDYSFQAPSMTVDKKRKNMPCHQGFQPSFSSNPKHVDLLVHAVSCDSIPVSNHALHFKTEVENSINAKGVVMRTPADLDTPSCISSGSEKIPFKASSFHQLQLVMDQLDLSTKLCIRDSLYRLARSAEQGHHYANMNGGNIGDRDNGGVLMDEGTNNCNGFMEIETNPIDRSIARLLFHRPTDSSVMPSLDCSSLKSNTKIPGSITSPPVISEKRPSREKTAHEADNVVVTDSGE
- the LOC131327286 gene encoding protein LNK1-like isoform X2, with amino-acid sequence MLISQLFIDVQHALSPSLEDILWDEFDRDDDHVVPHQNGIEPAFKGDSCKKRRREVIDISHKAADRSTSKHANQGKGDGFQLLKNTRGTMLEKDNRSHTPEGVFSASHDHDSNNEVTSLASHNTAISNRCFKSSKTETIGSEFCDDGPLIGGSCDVVDSNSYCYSLGDISQTDNDLNYYDISSYDDVDRMYSCDSLFGNEDEFSWMKDTIEGSEGVLMPDFKFSCLESSLFKDKPVQHEQCSSVNNSNLDSSSMSSKLPFPASEDEEPKALGDWTFMNGSNLASESNSEFTPKEQVIFHENQAKHNDESEGNRKDGCLENGGSFHHTGNVRIKDAKLPSGDSCHEVFTSPDILKQEENLGSNSFGYLETHIACMISSDQVPGSSTANGIKSKTNGLGSLSAEESSYASNPVSMEIYDDYSFQAPSMTVDKKRKNMPCHQGFQPSFSSNPKHVDLLVHAVSCDSIPVSNHALHFKTEVENSINAKGVVMRTPADLDTPSCISSGSEKIPFKASSFHQLQLVMDQLDLSTKLCIRDSLYRLARSAEQGHHYANMNGGNIGDRDNGGVLMDEGTNNCNGFMEIETNPIDRSIARLLFHRPTDSSVMPSLDCSSLKSNTKIPGSITSPPVISEKRPSREKTAHEADNVVVTDSGE
- the LOC131327286 gene encoding protein LNK1-like isoform X3, whose product is MERIGEMFDLCMYDLEDILWDEFDRDDDHVVPHQNGIEPAFKGDSCKKRRREVIDISHKAADRSTSKHANQGKGDGFQLLKNTRGTMLEKDNRSHTPEGVFSASHDHDSNNEVTSLASHNTAISNRCFKSSKTETIGSEFCDDGPLIGGSCDVVDSNSYCYSLGDISQTDNDLNYYDISSYDDVDRMYSCDSLFGNEDEFSWMKDTIEGSEGVLMPDFKFSCLESSLFKDKPVQHEQCSSVNNSNLDSSSMSSKLPFPASEDEEPKALGDWTFMNGSNLASESNSEFTPKEQVIFHENQAKHNDESEGNRKDGCLENGGSFHHTGNVRIKDAKLPSGDSCHEVFTSPDILKQEENLGSNSFGYLETHIACMISSDQVPGSSTANGIKSKTNGLGSLSAEESSYASNPVSMEIYDDYSFQAPSMTVDKKRKNMPCHQGFQPSFSSNPKHVDLLVHAVSCDSIPVSNHALHFKTEVENSINAKGVVMRTPADLDTPSCISSGSEKIPFKASSFHQLQLVMDQLDLSTKLCIRDSLYRLARSAEQGHHYANMNGGNIGDRDNGGVLMDEGTNNCNGFMEIETNPIDRSIARLLFHRPTDSSVMPSLDCSSLKSNTKIPGSITSPPVISEKRPSREKTAHEADNVVVTDSGE
- the LOC131327286 gene encoding protein LNK1-like isoform X4 — translated: MLEKDNRSHTPEGVFSASHDHDSNNEVTSLASHNTAISNRCFKSSKTETIGSEFCDDGPLIGGSCDVVDSNSYCYSLGDISQTDNDLNYYDISSYDDVDRMYSCDSLFGNEDEFSWMKDTIEGSEGVLMPDFKFSCLESSLFKDKPVQHEQCSSVNNSNLDSSSMSSKLPFPASEDEEPKALGDWTFMNGSNLASESNSEFTPKEQVIFHENQAKHNDESEGNRKDGCLENGGSFHHTGNVRIKDAKLPSGDSCHEVFTSPDILKQEENLGSNSFGYLETHIACMISSDQVPGSSTANGIKSKTNGLGSLSAEESSYASNPVSMEIYDDYSFQAPSMTVDKKRKNMPCHQGFQPSFSSNPKHVDLLVHAVSCDSIPVSNHALHFKTEVENSINAKGVVMRTPADLDTPSCISSGSEKIPFKASSFHQLQLVMDQLDLSTKLCIRDSLYRLARSAEQGHHYANMNGGNIGDRDNGGVLMDEGTNNCNGFMEIETNPIDRSIARLLFHRPTDSSVMPSLDCSSLKSNTKIPGSITSPPVISEKRPSREKTAHEADNVVVTDSGE